The genomic interval CTCTTTTCCTCATTTCATTCTCGATGCCAAGGAGCAGTTTACTTCCTATTCCGAATCTGTGAAAATCTGGATCAACTGCAATAGTTTCTATGTCAGCCTTTTTTTCATCTAGGGGAAAAGCAACAACGTATCCTACAATCTTTTTATTTTCTTCAGCAACAATGTTAAATGCTTTAGGACTATTGAAAATCCTTTTTAACATACGCTTTGTATATGGACCAACTTCGAATGCTTTCTTTTCTAGCATACATATTAGTTCTAGATCTGAAGGATCATATCTTCTCAGAATCAACTTTCCACAATTGCGAATAAGTAATTTAAGTAATCTACTAGTATTCTAGTAGTTACCAATATATTTAATTAATGTCGTGAAATTACATATTATGATTAAAAAAGCGTTAAATGACTTGAAGTCTGGAAAACCTGTCCTTATTTTTGATAATCCGGAGCGGGAGGGGGAAACTGATATAGTTTTTGCATCACAGTTCGTTGACCACGAAAAAGTACAATTTATGAGATCATTTGGGGGCGGACTGATATGTACGACTCTTCCGGAAAGGTATGCAAGCAAGATTGGGCTTCCATTTATAGAGGATGTATACAGAAATTATTTGAAGCTCAATCCTAGGGCCTTCGATAATTCCGACCTTAGGTATGATAAAAACAGTTCATTTTCGGTCACGATAAATGACAGAAGAACTTTCACAGGAATACCTGACAATGACAGAGCACTGACCATAACAAGTTTCGCTGGTTTCCTTAGCAACCTGAATCAATATAATGGAAGTGCGGGTGATGTCTTTTCAGAGATTTTCAGAGTGCCTGGCCACGTAATACTGATCATTGCAAGAAATGGTTATTTTAGCCAGAGAAGAGGGCACACAGAACTGAGTACTTATCTTATGGAAAAGGCAAATTTGATACCGTCGGCTACAATAGTAGAGATGTTGGATACGGACGGATATTCGCTTCGCCGAAATAAAGCTGAGACTTTTGCGAAGGAACACAACTTAACATTTATAGAAGGGGATACTATAATCGCTCAGTGGAAAGATGACCAAAGTAATGGCAACGGGGGTATTTGATATTCTTCACCTTGGGCACCTTCATTATTTGATCGAATCAAAAAAGTTGGGTGACGAATTATTGGTAGTTGTGGCTAGGGATTCTACAGCAATGAAGTCAGGGAAAGCACCAATTTTCGATGAAAAGGCACGTGTTGCGTTGGTATCCCAGCTTAAGCCAGTAGATAAGGCGATCGTAGGACATGAGGGGGACATTTTCCAAACGGTAAAAGAGAACAAGCCGGATATAATAACTCTTGGATATGATCAGAAATTTGATGACAAAGCCATTGAACAGAAATGCAAGGATCTTGGACTGAACACAAAAGTTGTAAGGATATCTAAATTTGATAATGCAAAGTATCTGAGTAGTTCTTCGATAAGAACAAAATTATTGGAGATTATAGAGGGTTCTCTTTGAAAAAATTTGGTATTGTTGATACTACTTTTGCGAGATTCGATATGGGACGTTCAGTCATCAACGAACTTGAATCATTAGGAACGGGATTTGAGATTATAAGGTACACTGTTCCAGGGATTAAGGATATCCCTGTTGCGGCAAAGAAATTGATTGAGGAACAGGGGTGCGACATCATAGTTGCATGCGGAATGCCAGGAGCACAGCCTATAGACAAGGTTTCCGCACAGGTTGCTTCCATGGGAATAATGCAGGTTCAACTCGCGACAAACAAACACATAATTGAGGTATTCGTTCACGAAGATGAAGCGAAAAACCTAAGTGAGCTTTCATTTTTGGCAGATCGTCGTTCCCGTGAACATGCAGTAAATGCTTTCAATCTTGTATTCAACCCCGACATACTGCGTAAAAATGCAGGTAAAGGGTTGAGACAGGGTTTCGAGGATGTTGGTTCAACTGAGGAGCCAAGAAGTGGAGTAAGGCATTGAGATGATAAAAATGAAAATAGGAATTGTTGTTTCGGAATATAATTATGACATAACGATGAGCATGCTAAAAAGAGCGGAAGAACAGGCAAATTTTCTTGACGTAGAGATAGGCGCAGTTCTTCAGGTACCTGGCACCTTTGACATACCTCTAGGTGTTAAAAAATTGCTGGAAAAGAAAGAGATTGATGGTGTGGTTACTCTGGGCGCAGTGATAAAAGGCGAAACAGATCACGACCAGATTATCATGCAGAATGCAGCAAGAAAGATCGAGGATCTTTCTGTAGAGTATTCTAAGCCGGTTGCCTTGGGAATTTCTGGGCCGAACCAGAGTAGATTACAGGCACAGGCCAGAATCGAAATGGCAAAAGATGCCGTCGATAGCGTTGTAAAAATG from Thermoplasmatales archaeon carries:
- the ribC gene encoding riboflavin synthase, whose amino-acid sequence is MKKFGIVDTTFARFDMGRSVINELESLGTGFEIIRYTVPGIKDIPVAAKKLIEEQGCDIIVACGMPGAQPIDKVSAQVASMGIMQVQLATNKHIIEVFVHEDEAKNLSELSFLADRRSREHAVNAFNLVFNPDILRKNAGKGLRQGFEDVGSTEEPRSGVRH
- the rimI gene encoding ribosomal protein S18-alanine N-acetyltransferase, with translation MILRRYDPSDLELICMLEKKAFEVGPYTKRMLKRIFNSPKAFNIVAEENKKIVGYVVAFPLDEKKADIETIAVDPDFHRFGIGSKLLLGIENEMRKRGFGISVLEVRSTNSEAISFYVKHGYKTVEHMHHYYTEVFRGSRGAYRMEKLL
- the ribH gene encoding 6,7-dimethyl-8-ribityllumazine synthase, producing the protein MKIGIVVSEYNYDITMSMLKRAEEQANFLDVEIGAVLQVPGTFDIPLGVKKLLEKKEIDGVVTLGAVIKGETDHDQIIMQNAARKIEDLSVEYSKPVALGISGPNQSRLQAQARIEMAKDAVDSVVKMLKRINETD
- a CDS encoding FAD synthase, with protein sequence MTKVMATGVFDILHLGHLHYLIESKKLGDELLVVVARDSTAMKSGKAPIFDEKARVALVSQLKPVDKAIVGHEGDIFQTVKENKPDIITLGYDQKFDDKAIEQKCKDLGLNTKVVRISKFDNAKYLSSSSIRTKLLEIIEGSL
- the ribB gene encoding 3,4-dihydroxy-2-butanone-4-phosphate synthase; translation: MIKKALNDLKSGKPVLIFDNPEREGETDIVFASQFVDHEKVQFMRSFGGGLICTTLPERYASKIGLPFIEDVYRNYLKLNPRAFDNSDLRYDKNSSFSVTINDRRTFTGIPDNDRALTITSFAGFLSNLNQYNGSAGDVFSEIFRVPGHVILIIARNGYFSQRRGHTELSTYLMEKANLIPSATIVEMLDTDGYSLRRNKAETFAKEHNLTFIEGDTIIAQWKDDQSNGNGGI